From Pseudomonas sp. LS1212, the proteins below share one genomic window:
- a CDS encoding endonuclease/exonuclease/phosphatase family protein — protein MQPPDVHRLRVLTVNTHKGFTVFNRRFILPELREAVRSTGADVVFLQEVLGEHERHASRFNNWPQTSQYEFLADSMWTDFAYGRNAVYPDGHHGNALLSKYPIVRHRNLDVSITGPERRGLLHCVLQVPGHDEVHAICVHLSLLESHRQLQLELLCRLLDALPGGAPVIIAGDFNDWKLQGNVTLTQRDYLHEAFERHHGLLAKTYPARWPLLRLDRIYLRNASSHEPRILANKPWTHLSDHLPLTVEVHL, from the coding sequence ATGCAGCCCCCGGACGTTCATCGCCTACGCGTATTGACCGTCAACACCCACAAGGGTTTCACCGTCTTCAATCGCCGCTTCATCCTCCCGGAGCTGCGTGAAGCCGTACGCAGTACCGGCGCCGACGTCGTCTTTCTGCAGGAGGTGCTCGGCGAACACGAGCGCCACGCCTCGCGCTTCAACAACTGGCCGCAGACCTCCCAATACGAATTTCTCGCCGACAGCATGTGGACCGACTTCGCCTACGGTCGCAATGCGGTCTACCCGGACGGCCATCACGGCAACGCGCTGCTGTCCAAATACCCGATCGTGCGCCACCGCAACCTCGATGTTTCGATTACCGGCCCCGAACGCCGCGGCTTGCTGCATTGCGTGCTGCAGGTACCGGGGCACGATGAGGTGCATGCCATCTGCGTGCACCTGTCGCTGCTCGAAAGCCATCGTCAATTGCAACTGGAACTGCTTTGCCGTCTGCTGGACGCCTTGCCCGGCGGCGCACCGGTGATCATCGCCGGCGACTTCAACGACTGGAAGCTGCAGGGCAATGTCACCCTGACCCAGCGCGACTACCTGCATGAAGCCTTCGAACGCCATCATGGCCTGCTGGCCAAGACCTACCCGGCCCGATGGCCGCTGCTGCGCCTGGATCGCATTTACCTTCGCAATGCCAGCAGCCACGAGCCGCGGATTCTGGCAAACAAGCCCTGGACCCATCTATCCGACCATTTGCCGCTGACGGTCGAGGTCCATCTTTAA
- a CDS encoding autotransporter outer membrane beta-barrel domain-containing protein: protein MKRTSALFGHEFAFYALSTSLLLTFPVETFAFGPAEEAPFSATSLSMPQFTLNTPNASGLTFQALGSLQDRLAQRNALENTSVTASNLSQFFPIDLKPGSAGPLERRFDETHNTMQVSPDLFIRESGANTHRAGFFVGHNSLQSGTDGIRPRSSDGKGAVKLEGESLGVYWSMNHDQGWHVDAVAMGTRFDSSGRTDNGNRIDGNGHALTLSIEGGFPIGLSENWVLEPQAQLINQQFFPGAQDTSNVIQAYDSMPTWTGRVGARLSGRYEVRGMPVEPYVRTNVWHDFSNGQNLSLDQVDKISSGRKSTTVDLGLGLVTRVSTKVSLFVSADYSGNADDNDLNGLIGNLGVRVRW, encoded by the coding sequence ATGAAAAGAACGTCCGCTCTCTTTGGCCACGAGTTCGCTTTCTACGCGCTGTCCACCTCGCTGCTGCTGACATTTCCCGTAGAAACCTTTGCGTTCGGGCCCGCCGAAGAAGCCCCCTTCTCGGCCACATCACTGAGCATGCCGCAGTTTACCCTCAATACTCCCAATGCTTCGGGCCTGACCTTCCAGGCCCTGGGCTCTTTGCAGGATCGCCTGGCTCAACGCAACGCACTGGAAAACACCAGTGTCACCGCCAGCAACCTGAGCCAGTTCTTCCCGATCGACCTCAAACCCGGCAGCGCCGGCCCGCTGGAACGACGTTTCGACGAGACGCACAACACCATGCAAGTCAGCCCGGACCTGTTCATCCGTGAGTCGGGCGCCAACACGCACCGTGCAGGCTTTTTCGTCGGCCATAACAGTTTGCAAAGCGGCACCGACGGCATCCGTCCCAGAAGCAGTGATGGCAAGGGAGCGGTCAAGCTCGAAGGCGAAAGCCTGGGCGTCTACTGGAGCATGAACCACGATCAGGGCTGGCATGTGGATGCCGTGGCCATGGGTACCCGCTTCGACAGCAGCGGACGAACCGACAACGGCAACCGTATCGATGGCAATGGCCATGCGCTGACCTTGTCGATCGAAGGTGGCTTCCCCATCGGTCTGAGTGAAAACTGGGTGTTGGAACCGCAGGCACAGTTGATCAACCAACAGTTTTTCCCCGGCGCCCAGGATACTTCCAATGTGATTCAGGCCTACGACTCGATGCCGACCTGGACCGGTCGCGTGGGTGCACGCCTGTCCGGCCGCTATGAAGTACGCGGAATGCCGGTCGAACCCTATGTGCGGACCAACGTCTGGCACGACTTTTCCAATGGCCAGAACCTCTCCCTGGACCAGGTCGACAAGATCAGCAGCGGCCGCAAATCCACTACCGTGGACTTGGGCCTGGGCCTGGTTACAAGGGTTTCAACAAAAGTAAGCCTGTTCGTCAGCGCCGACTACAGCGGCAATGCCGACGACAACGACTTGAACGGCCTGATCGGCAACCTGGGAGTGCGCGTGAGGTGGTGA
- the glgB gene encoding 1,4-alpha-glucan branching protein GlgB — translation MNAHREQARVQSGAFPHKADIEALVRAEHRDPFSILGPHGDGAGGQYIRAYLPNALSVQVLESGNGEPIGALEQGEVPGLFVGHFPTAHPYLLKIQWAGGEQVSEDPYSFGQLLGEMDLYLFAEGNHRDLSSCLGAQVMQVDGVDGVRFAVWAPNARRVSVVGDFNIWDGRRHPMRLRHPSGVWEIFIPRLEPGETYKYEILGKETILPLKADPMALATALPPDTASKVAKPLQFDWQDQQWLQARGEHHRTNAPLSIYELHAGSWQCEVDDTGEVVRPYNWRELADRLIPYVQKLGFTHIELMPVMEHPFGGSWGYQPLSQFAPSARYGSAEDFAAFVDACHRAGIGVILDWVPAHFPTDVHGLAQFDGTSLYEYGNPQEGFHQDWDTLIYNLGRTEVHGFMLASALHWLKHFHIDGLRVDAVASMLYRDYSRKAGEWVPNRHGGRENLEAIDFLRHLNDVVALEVPGALIIAEESTAWPGVSQPTQQGGLGFAYKWNMGWMHDTLHYIQNDPVHRAHHHNEMSFGLIYAYSEHFILPISHDEVVHGKHSLIDKMPGDRWQKFANLRAYLTFMWAHPGKKLLFMGCEFGQWREWNHDSELDWYLLQYPEHLGVQKLVGDLNRLYRNEAALHEQDCVPQGFQWLIGDDAANSVFAWLRWSISGEPLLIVANFTPVPRHGYRIGVPFAERWSEVLNSDAEIYAGSNLGNGGGVATESTPSHGQPLSLSLNLPPLAVLILRPEA, via the coding sequence ATGAATGCGCACAGAGAGCAAGCCAGGGTCCAGAGCGGGGCGTTCCCGCACAAGGCCGACATTGAGGCGCTGGTACGGGCCGAACATCGTGACCCCTTTTCGATCCTCGGGCCGCACGGTGATGGTGCAGGCGGGCAATATATCCGTGCGTATCTGCCCAATGCCTTGAGTGTGCAGGTGCTGGAAAGCGGCAATGGCGAACCGATCGGTGCCCTGGAGCAGGGCGAGGTACCGGGTCTGTTCGTCGGGCATTTTCCAACGGCCCATCCGTACCTTCTGAAGATCCAGTGGGCCGGAGGCGAGCAGGTCAGCGAAGACCCCTACAGCTTCGGCCAACTGCTTGGCGAGATGGACCTTTATCTGTTCGCCGAGGGCAATCACCGCGACCTGAGCAGCTGCCTCGGGGCCCAGGTGATGCAGGTCGATGGCGTTGACGGGGTGCGTTTCGCGGTCTGGGCGCCGAACGCGCGGCGGGTGTCGGTGGTCGGTGATTTCAACATCTGGGATGGCCGTCGTCACCCGATGCGCCTGCGTCATCCGTCGGGAGTCTGGGAGATTTTCATCCCGCGGCTGGAACCCGGCGAGACCTACAAATATGAAATCCTCGGCAAGGAGACCATCCTGCCTTTGAAGGCCGACCCGATGGCCCTGGCCACGGCCCTGCCACCGGACACCGCCTCGAAGGTCGCCAAGCCCCTGCAGTTCGACTGGCAGGATCAGCAATGGCTGCAGGCCCGCGGCGAGCATCACCGCACCAACGCCCCGTTGTCGATCTATGAGCTGCACGCCGGTTCCTGGCAATGCGAGGTCGACGATACCGGCGAGGTGGTGCGCCCTTACAACTGGCGCGAACTGGCCGATCGGTTGATCCCGTATGTACAGAAACTGGGTTTCACCCATATTGAATTGATGCCGGTGATGGAGCACCCCTTCGGCGGTTCCTGGGGTTATCAGCCGTTGTCGCAGTTCGCGCCGAGTGCGCGCTACGGTTCGGCCGAGGACTTCGCGGCCTTCGTCGATGCCTGCCACCGGGCCGGCATCGGTGTGATCCTGGATTGGGTGCCAGCGCATTTCCCTACCGATGTTCACGGCCTGGCCCAGTTCGACGGCACCTCGTTGTATGAATATGGCAACCCACAGGAGGGTTTCCACCAGGACTGGGACACCCTGATCTACAATCTGGGGCGCACCGAAGTGCACGGCTTCATGCTGGCTTCGGCGTTGCATTGGCTCAAGCACTTTCACATCGACGGGCTGCGCGTCGATGCGGTCGCCTCGATGCTCTATCGCGATTACTCGCGCAAGGCCGGCGAGTGGGTGCCTAACCGGCATGGTGGGCGCGAGAATCTGGAAGCCATCGACTTCCTGCGCCACCTCAATGATGTGGTCGCCCTGGAAGTACCCGGTGCCCTGATCATCGCCGAAGAGTCCACCGCCTGGCCCGGCGTCAGCCAGCCGACCCAACAGGGCGGCCTGGGTTTCGCCTACAAGTGGAACATGGGCTGGATGCACGACACCCTGCACTACATCCAGAACGACCCGGTCCACCGCGCCCACCACCACAACGAAATGAGCTTCGGCCTGATCTACGCCTACTCGGAGCATTTCATCCTGCCGATTTCCCATGACGAGGTGGTGCATGGCAAGCATTCGCTGATCGACAAGATGCCGGGCGATCGCTGGCAGAAGTTCGCCAACCTGCGCGCCTACCTCACCTTCATGTGGGCGCACCCGGGCAAGAAGCTGCTGTTCATGGGCTGCGAATTCGGTCAGTGGCGCGAGTGGAACCACGACAGTGAGCTGGACTGGTACCTGCTGCAGTACCCTGAACACCTGGGGGTGCAGAAGCTGGTCGGTGACCTGAACCGCCTGTACCGCAACGAGGCAGCCCTGCATGAGCAGGATTGTGTGCCGCAAGGCTTCCAGTGGCTGATTGGCGATGATGCGGCCAACAGCGTGTTCGCCTGGCTGCGCTGGAGCATAAGCGGTGAGCCCTTGCTGATCGTGGCCAACTTCACGCCAGTGCCGCGTCATGGTTATCGGATCGGCGTACCTTTCGCCGAGCGCTGGAGCGAGGTGCTCAACAGCGATGCCGAAATCTATGCAGGTTCCAACCTTGGCAATGGCGGTGGCGTGGCCACCGAGTCAACGCCCAGCCATGGCCAGCCGTTGTCTCTGTCGCTCAACCTGCCGCCGTTGGCGGTGTTGATCCTGCGTCCCGAGGCCTAG